A single Vigna radiata var. radiata cultivar VC1973A chromosome 8, Vradiata_ver6, whole genome shotgun sequence DNA region contains:
- the LOC106771576 gene encoding protein GAST1-like isoform X1 encodes MPTNLTILLFCLLPMLLLFMDTHAKNVIAPTTQSPAPAPAHQSKKHGSTEGSLQPQDCGPRCAERCSKTQYKKPCLFFCQKCCAKCLCVPPGTYGNKEVCPCYNNWKTKRGGPKCP; translated from the exons ATGCCTACAAACCTAACCATCCTTCTCTTTTGCCTGCTTCCAATGCTTCTTCTTTTCATGGACACTCAT GCTAAGAATGTTATTGCTCCTACCACCCAGTCTCCAGCACCAGCACCAGCACATCAGTCTAAGAAG CATGGGAGTACTGAAGGCAGTCTTCAACCACAag ATTGTGGTCCTCGTTGTGCGGAGAGATGTTCAAAGACACAGTACAAGAAACCATGTTTGTTCTTCTGCCAGAAGTGTTGTGCCAAGTGTTTGTGTGTTCCTCCTGGAACCTATGGCAACAAGGAGGTATGCCCCTGCTACAACAACTGGAAGACCAAAAGGGGAGGACCCAAATGCCCTTGA
- the LOC106771576 gene encoding uncharacterized protein LOC106771576 isoform X2 has translation MLLLLPPSLQHQHQHISLRSMGVLKAVFNHKIVVLVVRRDVQRHSTRNHVCSSARSVVPSVCVFLLEPMATRRYAPATTTGRPKGEDPNALESSNSHNLTFLSIYLKTKSSVYTAYVFQSILQMDLQII, from the exons ATGTTATTGCTCCTACCACCCAGTCTCCAGCACCAGCACCAGCACATCAGTCTAAGAAG CATGGGAGTACTGAAGGCAGTCTTCAACCACAag ATTGTGGTCCTCGTTGTGCGGAGAGATGTTCAAAGACACAGTACAAGAAACCATGTTTGTTCTTCTGCCAGAAGTGTTGTGCCAAGTGTTTGTGTGTTCCTCCTGGAACCTATGGCAACAAGGAGGTATGCCCCTGCTACAACAACTGGAAGACCAAAAGGGGAGGACCCAAATGCCCTTGAATCTTCAAACTCTCACAATCTTACATTTCTTTCCATCTATCTTAAAACCAAGTCATCTGTATACACAGCCTATGTATTTCAATCCATATTGCAAATGGACCTTCAAATCATATAA
- the LOC106770100 gene encoding probable F-box protein At5g04010 — QRQASPFTIQSYVALHSHANNYLTPRVSSTTSFSKQFKHDAQKPQNDINNYHLHLTVTPKRTLTETKFCYSTRMSPPPWEALILVATYLDPKTLTIASCVSKSWFSSMSSDHVWKPLLTTQFPSLATLSSAVAYRRLFLMGHAAAARRSQRPPKPSLSLEDLVFAVSVSTRDGVVASGVRAGEKLRMEAAGMFRFGVGCDGGVVLKEGEEEVRVTWNVVLKGWGGVFTAVEREGKVRLVGGGEGWFWEEMPAPGCCSGAVASALVGDLKVGMCEEKDGNGVRVEEVGVGILRVVDWRYVSVEDGLRYFQHFLLTNHVT; from the coding sequence CAAAGGCAGGCTTCACCTTTCACCATCCAATCTTACGTGGCACTTCATAGCCATGCAAACAACTACCTTACTCCACGTGTCTCCTCCACCACCTCGTTTTCCAAACAATTTAAGCACGATGCCCAGAAACCTCAAAACgacataaataattatcatcTTCATCTCACTGTAACTCCGAAGCGAACCTTAACGGAAACAAAGTTTTGCTACAGTACGAGAATGTCACCACCACCATGGGAAGCTCTCATTCTCGTAGCCACCTACCTTGACCCCAAAACCCTAACCATAGCTTCTTGCGTGTCAAAGTCATGGTTCTCTTCCATGTCATCCGATCACGTTTGGAAGCCTCTCTTGACTACCCAATTTCCCTCTCTGGCCACCCTTTCCTCCGCCGTCGCCTACCGTCGCCTTTTCTTGATGGGCCACGCGGCTGCTGCACGCCGCAGCCAGAGGCCCCCAAAGCCGAGTCTCTCGCTCGAGGACCTTGTCTTTGCCGTCTCCGTCTCCACCCGCGACGGTGTTGTGGCTTCCGGTGTGAGAGCCGGTGAGAAATTGCGCATGGAGGCGGCGGGAATGTTTCGCTTTGGGGTAGGGTGTGACGGCGGCGTCGTTTTGAAGGAGGGGGAGGAGGAGGTGAGGGTGACGTGGAACGTGGTGCTGAAAGGGTGGGGAGGGGTTTTCACGGCAGTGGAGCGCGAGGGGAAGGTGAGACTGGTGGGTGGTGGAGAGGGGTGGTTCTGGGAGGAGATGCCGGCGCCGGGGTGCTGCTCCGGCGCGGTGGCGAGTGCGTTGGTGGGGGATTTGAAGGTGGGGATGTGTGAAGAAAAGGATGGAAATGGAGTGAGGGTGGAAGAAGTTGGTGTGGGGATTCTGAGGGTTGTCGATTGGAGGTATGTTAGTGTTGAAGATGGACTTAGGTATttccaacattttcttctcACTAATCATGTAACATAA